In a genomic window of Streptomyces pristinaespiralis:
- a CDS encoding helix-turn-helix domain-containing protein codes for MSDDDTRLDAVLNEVGPRLRRIRRERGATLGALSEATGISVSTLSRLESGGRRPSLELLLPIARAHQVPLDELVGAPPVGDPRVRAKPIVRGGRTMYPLTARPGGLQAYKVIHKVFGEKPEPRTHEGYEWMYVLSGRLRLVLGDHDVVLGPGEAAEFDTRVPHWFGCADDRPVEFLSLFGPQGERMHVRARPKEG; via the coding sequence ATGAGTGACGACGACACACGCCTGGACGCCGTACTGAACGAGGTGGGCCCCCGGCTCCGGAGGATCCGGCGCGAGCGGGGGGCCACCCTCGGCGCGCTCTCCGAGGCGACCGGCATCTCGGTGAGCACTCTGTCGCGGCTCGAGTCCGGGGGACGCCGCCCGAGCCTGGAGCTTCTGCTGCCGATCGCGCGGGCCCATCAGGTCCCGCTGGACGAACTGGTCGGCGCGCCGCCGGTCGGTGATCCCCGGGTGCGCGCCAAGCCGATCGTCCGCGGCGGCCGGACGATGTACCCGCTCACCGCGAGGCCGGGCGGCCTCCAGGCGTACAAGGTGATCCACAAGGTCTTCGGTGAGAAGCCCGAGCCCCGCACGCACGAGGGCTACGAGTGGATGTACGTCCTGTCCGGACGTCTGCGGCTGGTGCTCGGCGACCACGATGTGGTGCTGGGCCCGGGGGAGGCGGCGGAGTTCGACACCCGGGTGCCGCACTGGTTCGGCTGCGCGGACGACCGGCCGGTCGAGTTTCTGAGCCTCTTCGGGCCGCAGGGGGAGCGGATGCATGTGCGAGCCAGGCCCAAGGAGGGG
- a CDS encoding PIG-L deacetylase family protein, with translation MTDQKTEQLEEMPADWQRALAVVAHPDDLEYGCAAAIAGWTDQGREVAYLLATRGEAGIDGIAPAECAPLREREQRASAAVVGVSVVEFLDHRDGVIEYGTDLRRDIAAAIRRHRPELVITLNHRDTWGGTAWNTPDHRAVGRATLDAAADAGNRWIFPELVEQGLEPWDGVRWVAVAGSTSPTHAVDAGPGLERSVASLLEHRLYIEGLTEQDPQEYCRTFLTRMAEMAAPRFGGRPAVAFELFGR, from the coding sequence ATGACCGATCAGAAGACCGAACAGCTCGAAGAGATGCCGGCCGACTGGCAGCGCGCGCTCGCGGTCGTCGCCCACCCCGACGACCTCGAGTACGGCTGTGCGGCCGCCATCGCCGGATGGACCGACCAGGGCCGCGAGGTCGCCTACCTCCTGGCCACCCGGGGAGAGGCCGGCATCGACGGCATCGCTCCCGCGGAGTGCGCACCGCTGCGCGAGCGGGAGCAGCGGGCGAGCGCGGCCGTCGTCGGCGTCTCCGTCGTCGAGTTCCTGGACCACAGGGACGGTGTCATCGAGTACGGGACCGACCTGCGCCGGGACATCGCGGCGGCCATCCGCCGGCACCGGCCGGAGCTGGTCATCACCCTCAACCACCGTGACACCTGGGGCGGTACCGCCTGGAACACGCCCGACCACCGGGCCGTGGGCCGGGCGACCCTCGACGCGGCCGCCGACGCCGGCAACCGGTGGATCTTCCCGGAGCTCGTGGAGCAGGGCCTCGAGCCCTGGGACGGCGTGCGCTGGGTGGCGGTGGCGGGTTCGACCAGCCCCACGCACGCCGTCGACGCGGGCCCCGGCCTCGAGAGGTCGGTCGCGTCGCTGCTGGAGCACCGCCTGTACATCGAGGGCCTGACGGAGCAGGACCCGCAGGAGTACTGCCGTACCTTCCTCACCCGCATGGCCGAGATGGCGGCTCCGCGCTTCGGCGGCCGTCCCGCCGTCGCGTTCGAGCTGTTCGGGCGCTGA